The Pseudomonas asiatica genome has a segment encoding these proteins:
- a CDS encoding TlpA disulfide reductase family protein → MLTVTLGPLTMALNHLLMLTALVIASMVGWWVARRGGESPESALFNLFLIGLLCARAGFVLAYWPMYQDDPLQIIDIRDGGFLFWSGLAGIVLGALWQGWRHPGLRRPLGWALFSGALFWGLASLGGHLYSKGTELPELSLRKANGQSVALHSYRGKPLVINIWATWCPPCRREMPVLQQAQSAYPHVTFLFVNQGETPENVSTFLATTGLSLTHVLFDGTGLLAKRVGSMALPTTLFYDADGRLVGSHLGELSRASLRHALEPFDRATAPAPAAQGN, encoded by the coding sequence ATGCTGACCGTAACCCTCGGGCCACTGACCATGGCCCTCAACCACCTGCTGATGCTCACCGCCCTGGTGATCGCCAGCATGGTCGGCTGGTGGGTCGCCCGGCGTGGCGGCGAGAGCCCGGAATCGGCACTGTTCAACCTGTTCCTGATCGGCCTGCTGTGCGCACGCGCCGGCTTCGTGCTGGCCTATTGGCCGATGTACCAGGACGACCCGCTGCAGATCATCGATATCCGTGATGGCGGCTTCCTGTTCTGGTCGGGCCTTGCCGGCATCGTGCTCGGCGCCTTGTGGCAGGGCTGGCGCCATCCCGGCCTGCGCCGCCCGCTGGGCTGGGCGCTGTTCAGCGGCGCGCTGTTCTGGGGCCTGGCCAGCCTCGGTGGCCACCTGTACAGCAAGGGCACCGAACTGCCCGAACTGAGCCTGCGCAAGGCCAACGGCCAATCCGTAGCGTTGCACAGCTACCGCGGCAAACCGCTGGTCATCAACATCTGGGCCACCTGGTGCCCACCCTGCCGACGCGAAATGCCGGTGCTGCAACAGGCGCAAAGCGCTTACCCGCACGTGACCTTCCTGTTCGTCAACCAGGGCGAGACCCCGGAAAACGTCAGTACCTTCCTCGCCACCACCGGCCTGAGCCTGACCCACGTGCTGTTCGACGGCACCGGTCTGCTGGCCAAGCGCGTCGGCTCCATGGCCCTGCCCACCACCCTGTTCTACGACGCCGACGGGCGCCTGGTCGGCAGCCATCTGGGCGAGCTGTCCCGGGCCAGCCTGCGCCACGCCCTGGAGCCTTTCGACCGGGCCACCGCGCCCGCCCCTGCCGCACAAGGAAACTGA
- the dsbG gene encoding thiol:disulfide interchange protein DsbG encodes MRLTALLPLSLALLAAPTLQAEELPKAIAQLQAKGAVIKGSFDAPNGLRGYAAEYQNNGLALYLTPDGKHVLVGSLFDEQGNDLSAEPLKKLVYAPMSKEIWAKMEKTSWIADGKDDAPRKVYLFSDPNCPYCNMFWEQARPWVESGKVQLRHIMVGIIREDSPGKSAALLAAKDPAKALHEHEKAGKASTLKPLAQVPEAVQQKLAANMALMEEMGLQATPAIFYQDDQGNLQSQQGAPRPELLGKILGKR; translated from the coding sequence ATGCGACTGACTGCACTGCTGCCCCTGTCCCTGGCTCTGCTGGCTGCCCCTACCCTGCAGGCCGAAGAGCTGCCCAAGGCGATTGCGCAACTGCAAGCCAAGGGCGCCGTGATCAAAGGCAGCTTCGACGCCCCCAACGGCCTGCGCGGGTATGCCGCCGAGTACCAGAATAATGGCCTGGCGCTGTACCTCACCCCTGACGGCAAGCATGTACTGGTCGGCAGCCTGTTCGACGAACAGGGCAACGACCTCAGTGCCGAGCCGCTGAAAAAGCTGGTGTATGCGCCGATGAGCAAGGAAATCTGGGCGAAGATGGAGAAAACCTCCTGGATCGCCGACGGCAAGGACGATGCACCGCGCAAGGTGTACCTGTTCAGCGACCCCAACTGCCCGTACTGCAACATGTTCTGGGAACAGGCACGGCCGTGGGTGGAGTCGGGCAAGGTGCAGTTGCGCCATATCATGGTCGGCATCATCCGCGAGGACAGCCCGGGCAAGTCGGCGGCGCTGCTGGCGGCGAAAGACCCGGCCAAGGCACTGCACGAGCATGAAAAAGCGGGCAAGGCCAGCACACTGAAACCATTGGCACAGGTGCCAGAGGCGGTGCAGCAGAAGCTGGCGGCGAACATGGCGCTGATGGAAGAGATGGGTTTACAGGCGACCCCGGCGATCTTCTATCAGGATGACCAGGGCAACCTGCAGAGCCAGCAAGGCGCGCCGCGGCCGGAGTTGCTTGGGAAGATTCTCGGCAAGCGCTAA
- a CDS encoding McbB family protein, whose translation MKMLRIHNYEILNFDSEPMIFSSTGFTKITDPKLAKALRHIADTQSSLLHRDELEQILTKEGLHLQSSIEFLKSILIVGEQTNAPYFENAVLYSDMEIPNTLKNHLESKLQGAITTQSLPTTHIPEATSPTLFVFACLKLRPESLRLNYTKLLKQNNHCGASIGYISGNQFHLTEPYIPSIGNPCAFCTLDRITHYETLRSSQHHWSKILTFCRAQKIDLPKTPIDDLQTALIIGTVTSFISKFTRPQKSKITQDRVLLSRTLNLDDGTLIEDSSFHWPLCQCLESKP comes from the coding sequence ATGAAGATGCTAAGAATCCACAACTATGAAATCCTCAATTTTGATTCCGAGCCAATGATCTTCTCCTCCACAGGCTTCACCAAAATCACAGACCCCAAATTAGCAAAAGCATTACGACACATTGCTGACACACAGTCCTCCCTCCTCCACCGCGACGAACTTGAGCAAATATTAACAAAAGAAGGCCTACATCTTCAGAGCTCTATTGAGTTCCTCAAATCCATATTGATCGTCGGCGAACAAACAAACGCTCCCTATTTCGAAAACGCCGTACTTTATAGCGACATGGAAATCCCCAATACACTCAAGAACCACCTTGAAAGCAAATTGCAGGGGGCGATTACAACGCAAAGCCTCCCGACAACCCACATACCTGAAGCAACATCACCCACCCTATTTGTATTCGCGTGCCTCAAGCTTCGCCCCGAATCACTCAGATTAAACTATACAAAATTACTGAAACAAAATAACCACTGCGGAGCAAGCATTGGATACATTAGCGGTAATCAGTTCCACTTAACTGAACCTTACATACCATCAATAGGTAATCCCTGTGCTTTCTGCACGCTTGATCGAATCACACATTATGAAACATTGAGAAGCAGCCAACATCACTGGAGCAAGATCTTGACCTTTTGCCGAGCACAAAAGATTGACTTACCGAAAACCCCTATAGACGACCTCCAGACTGCATTGATCATCGGCACCGTCACTTCATTCATAAGCAAATTCACGCGACCTCAAAAGTCAAAGATCACCCAAGACCGAGTCTTGCTTTCCAGAACACTAAATCTTGACGATGGCACACTTATTGAGGACAGCAGTTTTCACTGGCCACTCTGCCAATGCTTGGAATCTAAACCATGA
- a CDS encoding SagB/ThcOx family dehydrogenase: MTIAHDQYLKYITPEVMDDTLAFHAKGNYTIHRSTQHISTLHNIPSKTLEKLTGNELPLNVFTNSSNHTALSLSTLPANHCLRRNDSCPHFPGHTIAFDTVRSLLAPLLKKNELSYKRGYPSGGALYPVEVFCINLHNKIDHWPTQSNALHLLPSSQTFEAHTPTIDIDKLSRAIVPDCSNIGSPALAIAYFIYLPKALFKYRYRGYRLALMETGSMYMLTDLRCKELGLEGRPWSGFTDHEVTNGLNLNPALFLPACIQLVG; encoded by the coding sequence ATGACTATTGCTCACGATCAGTACCTCAAATACATCACTCCTGAAGTCATGGATGACACCTTAGCCTTTCACGCCAAAGGGAACTATACGATCCATCGATCAACACAACACATAAGCACCCTCCACAACATCCCATCAAAGACACTAGAGAAGCTAACAGGAAACGAACTCCCACTTAACGTCTTCACAAATTCAAGCAACCACACAGCGCTCAGCCTCAGCACCTTACCTGCAAACCACTGCCTACGAAGAAATGATTCTTGCCCTCATTTCCCAGGGCACACCATAGCTTTTGATACCGTCCGCTCGCTACTCGCACCGCTATTAAAAAAGAATGAACTTAGTTATAAAAGAGGTTACCCGAGCGGTGGAGCACTTTACCCAGTAGAAGTATTTTGCATCAACTTGCACAACAAAATCGACCACTGGCCAACTCAAAGCAACGCTCTGCACTTGCTTCCTTCATCACAAACATTTGAGGCACACACTCCAACAATTGATATCGACAAGCTCTCTCGAGCAATCGTGCCAGACTGCAGCAACATAGGCTCCCCAGCACTCGCTATCGCCTACTTCATTTACTTACCCAAGGCGCTATTCAAGTATCGGTATCGAGGTTACCGTCTTGCACTGATGGAAACGGGCTCGATGTATATGCTCACAGACCTACGCTGCAAAGAACTTGGTTTAGAAGGAAGGCCGTGGTCGGGCTTTACCGACCACGAAGTAACAAATGGGCTTAATTTGAACCCAGCGTTATTTCTGCCTGCATGCATTCAGCTAGTTGGGTGA
- a CDS encoding YcaO-like family protein → MNFYNEIHTPSRVDFELLRPSAVTHIPHTVECGSRWRTYGSSSDWSSDVIKTAIGEHFERKHFYLDVPAHDTNTLDVGLTIEEHKAFIEALSQTAMNGGGNLLKHHRFDRTNVYRISDFSRCLIPTVCISISPCRNPIDNQIYPMGDTCGCSAHVDIEAAITGALKEALERQFLLRFWLTKTCTAVIKQDEACAMLMDCPSLELFREFAQSGETIILDLTDERFPGSCILFCYGNKHNKDAKVRFCAGMAYADTPGNALKKATVELWQTFRYMLSLDSSNSQENDIEDPYLKHFMNCNKYETFDQISTQITSHRSIINRSPPPFNCQNLINTIRRLNLDGYLYLSHMPAARSNLYFCKYISPNLFLHMNNSFSFNTLNNYSRTFYKSIIPEQLTQMVPFP, encoded by the coding sequence ATGAATTTCTATAACGAGATCCATACCCCTTCGCGGGTAGATTTTGAACTCTTGCGACCGAGTGCAGTGACCCACATCCCACACACTGTAGAATGTGGCAGCCGATGGCGGACATACGGCTCAAGCAGCGACTGGTCATCTGACGTAATCAAAACAGCAATCGGTGAACACTTCGAACGTAAGCACTTCTACCTGGATGTCCCTGCCCACGACACAAACACGCTAGATGTAGGCCTTACGATCGAGGAGCACAAAGCATTTATCGAAGCGCTCTCGCAAACGGCTATGAATGGTGGAGGCAACCTACTGAAGCACCACCGTTTTGACCGCACGAATGTTTATAGGATCTCTGACTTTTCGCGCTGCCTCATACCCACCGTCTGCATTTCCATTTCACCATGCAGGAACCCCATTGACAACCAAATCTACCCGATGGGTGATACTTGTGGCTGCAGCGCGCATGTAGACATTGAAGCCGCTATCACAGGCGCGCTCAAGGAAGCCTTAGAGCGACAATTCCTTCTAAGATTTTGGCTGACTAAAACCTGTACGGCGGTGATCAAACAAGATGAGGCTTGTGCCATGCTTATGGATTGCCCCAGCCTTGAACTCTTCAGAGAGTTTGCCCAATCAGGCGAGACAATTATCCTAGACCTCACGGACGAACGCTTCCCTGGCAGTTGCATATTATTCTGCTATGGCAACAAGCACAACAAAGACGCAAAAGTTAGATTTTGCGCAGGCATGGCGTATGCCGACACACCTGGCAACGCACTAAAAAAGGCTACAGTCGAGTTATGGCAAACATTTCGATACATGTTATCTCTCGATAGCAGCAACTCGCAAGAAAACGACATCGAAGACCCTTATCTCAAGCACTTCATGAATTGCAACAAATACGAGACCTTCGATCAAATTTCAACTCAAATCACATCACACCGTTCCATCATCAACCGCTCACCACCCCCCTTTAACTGCCAAAACCTGATCAACACTATCAGACGTCTCAACCTTGATGGCTACCTCTATTTATCACACATGCCCGCAGCCCGATCAAACCTGTATTTTTGCAAATACATATCGCCAAACCTATTCCTTCACATGAACAACTCCTTCTCCTTCAACACACTAAACAACTATTCTCGAACCTTTTATAAATCCATCATCCCAGAACAACTAACCCAAATGGTACCTTTCCCATGA
- a CDS encoding ATP-binding cassette domain-containing protein, which translates to MNLLNINNLSFSHIKKPLLQNITLNLKKGEAVGILGSNGAGKTTLFDLICNIRKPSNGTIINSSRQQAYLTQVLTPPPLLRMSEVYQLITHLNSRSAPDHCEVLSRLSEWSPSLSKRYAEIYKKKASTCSYGEVRSFVTLTLLLMGSDLIILDEPTAGVDPEFRHHIWLGIKNACKNGASVLISSHYTEEIATNCHRFYMLAHQHLEPFENAHEFLARYHADSYDEAFINASMSQEKIGAAS; encoded by the coding sequence GTGAACCTACTAAACATCAACAATCTCAGCTTCTCGCACATCAAAAAACCATTATTACAGAACATCACACTAAACCTAAAAAAAGGAGAAGCAGTCGGCATACTGGGTAGTAACGGGGCGGGCAAAACAACGCTTTTCGACCTGATCTGCAACATCAGAAAACCAAGCAACGGCACAATCATAAATTCATCCAGACAGCAGGCTTATCTGACTCAAGTACTGACACCACCGCCCTTGCTCAGGATGAGCGAAGTCTACCAACTGATTACACATTTAAACTCCAGATCTGCACCGGATCACTGCGAGGTGCTTTCGCGCCTCTCTGAATGGTCACCTTCCCTGTCGAAACGGTATGCTGAAATCTACAAAAAGAAGGCATCTACTTGCAGCTATGGCGAAGTCCGGAGTTTTGTCACACTGACGCTACTGCTCATGGGCAGCGACCTGATCATCCTCGACGAGCCGACTGCGGGGGTAGACCCAGAATTCAGACACCACATATGGCTAGGTATAAAAAACGCGTGCAAAAACGGGGCTAGTGTTTTGATTTCATCTCACTATACCGAGGAAATTGCCACAAACTGCCATCGTTTCTACATGCTCGCTCATCAACACCTCGAGCCATTTGAGAATGCTCATGAGTTTCTCGCTCGCTACCATGCGGACTCTTATGATGAAGCATTCATCAATGCGTCGATGTCGCAGGAAAAAATCGGGGCCGCATCATGA